From Triticum aestivum cultivar Chinese Spring chromosome 7B, IWGSC CS RefSeq v2.1, whole genome shotgun sequence:
ATTCacttgaattcaaattttttttaattttaaaaaatattttgaaaTATATTGGAATTGTTGTGCTATATTGAAATTGCTGAAATATTTTGACCGAAATTTAATATTTCAGTGTCTGCTGAAATTACTGAAATTCAGTGGATTTCATCGAAATCCcactgaaagtgaaaaccatgATCGGGCGGTACCTCAAGAAGGGCCGGTACGCGCAGCGCATCGGTACCGGAGCTCCCGTCTACCTCTcggccgtcctcgagtacctcgCCGTCGAGGTGCTGGAGCTCGCCGGCAACGCCGCCAAGGACAACAAGAAGAGCCGCATCATCCCGAGGCACCTGCTGCTCGCCGTGAGGAACGACGAGGAGCTCGGGAAGCTGCTGGCAGGCGTCACCATCGCGCATGGCGGCGTGGTGCCCAAGATCAACCCGGTGCTGCTCCCCAAGCGGACGGCGGAGAAGGCGCCCAAGGAGGGCAAGTCGCCCAAGAAGGCCGCCAAGTCCCCCAAGAAGGCTTAGGGAGGCCCGCTGATTTGTGTCAGTATGTAATAAGCTGTTCGCCTAGCGGCATCGATGTAATGTTTGTTGTTAATGAAAAAAAATGTCAGAAATCTCTGACTTTGGTACTCCTCTTCGCGAAATTCAGCGGTCGGCCGCATCGATTGTCAGGCGAAAGGTCTAATCCTTCTCTTCGCCTCCTAAGCCTGATTTTAATTGTTTGGTTCAACAGAACATCAAAAGTGCTACTGATGAACGCCAAATTTTGCTTTAGGAAGTATATATTCCTTGATTCAATTGTAGAAACTGAGTAATTAGCGACTTGCAAAATTTCTTGAGCTAATTATGTGTTTTTGACtgctattaatctgttcatatcaTAGATACCTGTGTGCAAGTGTTATGCTATCAATTTTAGATT
This genomic window contains:
- the LOC123158925 gene encoding histone H2A, giving the protein MDVSATGAGAKAKKGAAGRKAGGPRKKSVSRSVKARLQFPVGRIGRYLKKGRYAQRIGTGAPVYLSAVLEYLAVEVLELAGNAAKDNKKSRIIPRHLLLAVRNDEELGKLLAGVTIAHGGVVPKINPVLLPKRTAEKAPKEGKSPKKAAKSPKKA